In the Hordeum vulgare subsp. vulgare chromosome 7H, MorexV3_pseudomolecules_assembly, whole genome shotgun sequence genome, one interval contains:
- the LOC123406983 gene encoding GDSL esterase/lipase At5g03600-like, producing MKLPPAVVCLLLVLVFFDAARVEGRGTPARGSRNQWSSMFVFGDDFVDNGNRPNITGEKTSRQWSYPYGSYLNSHYPTSPVLTGRFSNYRMQSDFIARMLGLHEAPPAYALTSDQSCDSSGMTFASGGAGVFKVTAKRKVPTLAAQVQAFKSLVNDGVIPTRQLHHSVALIAISGNDYMSGSDANNGFYSSFDDLDTYVGNVATEILDNVAQLQKLGVRKVLVNNLHPIGCMPLHTSSSNYTTCDLLGNYGASVHNKYLKQMLEDRDNVHILDLYTAFTDIVNHAPGGGSKDFKLNLTPCCESTYDGGYCGERSHSGKRLYELCGNPDKMFYWDQTHPTDAGWEAVMKALQQPLMEFLDEEYVA from the exons ATGAAGCTTCCTCCGGCTGTTGTctgtcttctcctcgtcctcgtcttcTTTGATG CTGCTCGTGTGGAGGGCCGAGGCACTCCTGCTCGGGGGTCGAGGAACCAATGGTCCAGCATGTTCGTCTTCGGCGACGACTTTGTGGACAACGGCAACCGTCCCAACATCACCGGTGAAAAGACATCGCGCCAATGGAGCTACCCATACGGCTCCTATCTCAACTCTCATTATCCCACGTCTCCTGTTTTGACCGGACGCTTCTCCAACTACAGGATGCAATCAGATTTTATCG CAAGGATGTTGGGTCTCCATGAAGCCCCTCCAGCCTATGCGCTCACATCAGATCAATCTTGTGACTCATCTGGCATGACATTCGCTTCTGGCGGCGCTGGTGTCTTCAAGGTGACAGCGAAGAGAAAAGTGCCGACCCTTGCTGCACAGGTACAAGCTTTCAAGAGTCTGGTGAACGATGGGGTCATCCCAACACGGCAGCTTCACCACTCCGTCGCGCTCATCGCCATCTCCGGCAATGACTACATGAGCGGCTCTGACGCCAATAATGGCTTCTACTCAAGCTTTGATGAT CTCGATACTTACGTTGGAAACGTGGCGACTGAGATCCTAGATAATGTGGCGCAACTACAGAAGCTTGGTGTGAGGAAGGTGCTAGTAAACAACTTGCATCCCATTGGTTGCATGCCTTTGCATACTAGTTCGAGCAACTACACCACATGCGACCTTCTCGGCAATTACGGTGCATCCGTGCACAACAAGTATCTAAAGCAAATGCTCGAAGATAGGGACAACGTTCACATACTGGACCTCTACACTGCCTTCACTGACATCGTCAATCATGCCCCTG GTGGAGGGTCCAAGGATTTCAAGCTCAATCTGACCCCGTGCTGTGAGAGTACCTATGATGGAGGGTACTGTGGAGAGCGTAGCCATTCAGGGAAGCGCTTGTACGAGCTATGCGGAAATCCTGACAAGATGTTCTATTGGGACCAGACACACCCGACGGATGCTGGGTGGGAGGCTGTAATGAAGGCGCTGCAACAGCCTTTGATGGAGTTTCTCGATGAAGAATACGTTGCATGA
- the LOC123411306 gene encoding cytokinin dehydrogenase 11, protein MMLAYMDRAAAAATERDALELTVVTADAAECAAAKDFGGLVSARPAAVVRPASADDVASAIRAAARTTHLTVAARGNGHSVAGQAMSDGGLVLDMRARRLQMKLVSPGGGGAAFADVPGGALWEEVLHWAVSNHGLAPASWTDYLRLTVGGTLSNGGVSGQSFRYGPQVSNVVELEVVTGEGECRVCSPSSHPDLFFAVLGGLGQFGVITRARIPLSPAPRTVRWARVVYASFAEYAADAEWLVTRPSESAFDYVEGFAFVRSDDPVNGWPSVPIPAGARFDPSLLPAGEPGPLLYCLEVALYQHQQQQPDDVDERMGEMMRRLKYVRGLEYAADVGYVEFLSRVNRVEEEARRSGSWDAPHPWLNLFVSARDIADFDRAVLAGMLADGIDGPMLIYPMLKSKWDPNTSVALPEGEVFYLVALLRFCPGGGAAAAEELVAQNGAIVDACRRNGYDFKTYFPHYRAEADWARHFGPNWARFLDRKARYDPLAILAPGQKIFARTPSSSRLDRS, encoded by the exons ATGATGCTCGCGTACATggaccgcgccgccgccgccgccacagaGCGGGACGCTCTCGAGCTGACCGTGGtcaccgccgacgcggccgagtgCGCGGCGGCGAAGGACTTCGGCGGCCTCGTGAGCGCGCGCCCCGCGGCCGTCGTCCGGCCGGCCAGCGCCGACGACGTGGCCAGCGCCATCCGCGCGGCCGCGCGCACGACGCACCTGACCGTGGCCGCCCGCGGCAACGGCCACTCGGTGGCCGGCCAGGCCATGTCCGACGGCGGCCTCGTCCTCGACATGCGCGCCCGGCGCCTGCAGATGAAGCTCGTGTCGCCTGGAGGCGGTGGGGCGGCCTTCGCCGACGTCCCCGGCGGCGCGCTCTGGGAGGAGGTCCTCCACTGGGCCGTCTCGAACCACGGCCTCGCCCCCGCCTCCTGGACGGACTACCTCCGGCTCACCGTCGGCGGCACGCTCTCCAACGGCGGCGTGAGCGGGCAGTCCTTCCGGTACGGCCCGCAGGTGTCCAACGTGGTGGAGCTGGAGGTGGTGACCGGCGAAGGCGAGTGCCGCGTCTGCTCCCCCTCCTCCCACCCCGACCTCTTCTTCGCCGTCCTCGGCGGCCTCGGCCAGTTCGGCGTTATCACCCGCGCCCGCATCCCGCTCTCCCCGGCGCCACGGACG GTGAGGTGGGCGCGCGTGGTGTACGCGAGCTTCGCGGAGTACGCGGCGGACGCGGAGTGGCTGGTGACGCGGCCGTCGGAGTCGGCGTTCGACTACGTGGAGGGGTTCGCGTTCGTGCGCAGCGACGACCCGGTGAACGGCTGGCCGTCGGTGCCCATCCCCGCCGGCGCGCGCTTCGACCCGTCgctgctccccgccggcgagcccggCCCGCTGCTCTACTGCCTGGAGGTGGCCCTGtaccagcaccagcagcagcagccggaCGACGTGGACGAG agGATGGGGGAGATGATGCGGCGGCTCAAGTACGTGCGGGGGCTGGAGTACGCGGCGGACGTCGGGTACGTGGAGTTCCTGTCGCGCGTGAAccgggtggaggaggaggcgcgcCGGAGCGGCAGCTGGGACGCGCCGCACCCGTGGCTCAACCTCTTCGTCTCCGCGCGCGACATCGCCGACTTCGACCGCGCCGTGCTCGCCGGCATGCTCGCCGACGGCATCGACGGGCCCATGCTCATCTACCCCATGCTCAAGAGCAA GTGGGACCCGAACACGTCGGTGGCGCTGCCGGAGGGCGAGGTGTTCTACCTGGTGGCGCTGCTGCGGTTCTGCccgggcggcggcgcggcggcggcggaggagctgGTGGCGCAGAACGGGGCCATCGTCGACGCCTGCCGCCGCAACGGCTACGACTTCAAGACCTACTTCCCGCACTACCGCGCCGAGGCCGACTGGGCGCGCCACTTCGGCCCCAACTGGGCCCGCTTCCTCGACCGCAAGGCCCGCTACGACCCGCTCGCGATCCTCGCCCCGGGCCAGAAGATCTTCGCCAGGACCCCTTCCTCCTCCCGCCTCGACCGATCATAG